TGATATTGGTGCGATTTTCGGCGATCTTTTCCATTCCCCGGTGCAAGTAGCCGATCACCGGCTCACAATCCACCACATTCTCGCCGTCGAGAGTCATAATTAACCGCAGCACCCCGTGCATGGAAGGGTGGTGGGGACCCATGTTGAGGATCATGGGTTCTGTTCTGGTTTCAATCCTTGACATCGCTCAGCATTCTCCCCTTTATACAGTTTCGAGCCGCCGCACCCAGTTTATGTTGGATTGTGGATGTTGGATAAAATCGCCCATCTCCAATCCTCGGTGAGCCGGCAGGTCTAGCACCTAATATTGATTTTTGTTGCACTTCTTCTAATTATATGGATTGAAGGGTAAGGGAATAGGCCAAGATTAAACAAAGCTATCGGCAAGATTGATCAGCTTCGATCTTCCCAAGAAAAGAATATGTCTCATGGCCATAACTCAACCACAGTTTGATGCGCTCATCCAGCGCCTAGAAAAGTTTGCTCACCAGCAGCCGGCACTCTACAAGCTTGGTGTGGCGTTGCTTGCCGTGCTTGGCTACGTCTACATCTTCTCCATCCTGGCGCTGCTGCTGGCTATCTTCGCAGTGCTTGTGGCGCTGGTGATCTCAACCGGCAGACTCAATTTCTACATCATCAAATTCGGCATTCTGATTCTCGTTCCCACATTCATCGTCCTCAAATCCCTGTGGGTGCGGTTTCCCCCACCGACGGGTTTAGAATTGCGCCGGCAAGATGTCCCACGCTTGTTTGAGCTGGTTGACGAACTCACGTTAAAGTTGGAAGCGCCACGCTTCCATCACATCTTACTCACCGACGAGTTCAATGCTGCAGTTGCCCAAAGACCTCGTTTAGGAATATTTGGATGGCAGCAAAACTATTTACTCGTGGGACTGCCTTTAATGCAAGCGCTTTCCCCAGAACAGTTTCGCGCAGTTCTCGCTCATGAATTAGGGCATTTATCTGGCAACCACAGTCGCTTTGCCGGCTGGATTTACCGCGTTAGGCAAACTTACGTTCAAATCTTAGAAAGATTACACCACAGCAATCAGGGGGGATCTTCCGTTCTTTTTAACGCTTTTTTTAACTGGTATGCTCCATTTTTTAGCGCTTACTCATTTGTTTTAGCGCGAATGAATGAATATGAAGCGGATCGATGTGCGGCAGCTCTTGCCGGAGCGCAAAATATGGCTGAAGCACTGATTAATGTAGAAATTAGCGCTAGATTTTTGCAGCATTCTTTCTGGCCAAATCTTGACAAACAAGTGATTCATCAAGTCGAGCCGCCGGCAGCAATTTATACAAATCTAGTTAAAGCCTTGGCTGCCGGTATCCCGCCTGATGAGGCGACTGTTTGGCTTGACCGAGCACTCGCGCAAAAAACCGATTTGGATGACACCCATCCTTGCCTAGCAGAGCGACTTTCTGCTTTAGGTTATCTCAAAGGTAAACCCAAACAACTTTCCCTGCCGGCGGATGTCAAAATTAGTGCAGCTCAAGAATTATTAGAAAGTAACCTCAAAAAGTTTCTTGCTGATTTTGATCATACCTGGAAACAGGAAATGGCAACACCCTGGCGGCAACGCTATGCCTACGCTCAAGAAGCACAAGATCAGTTAAAGTCCCTTGATCAAAAAGCTAAAATTCAGCAGCTTACGCCGGAGGAAGCTTGGGATCGCGCCGCTTGGACGGCAGAATTCAAGGGAAATGAAGCGGCGATTCCACTTTTGAGAGAAATCCTCACGACTGCGCCGGCACACCCTTCAACTCACTTTTTATTAGGTCAAATCTTATTAAAGCAAAATGAACTTTCTGGCATCGGTCACATTGAGAAAGCGATGGAAAAAGACCCGGAAAAAGTGCTGCCTGGGTGTGAGTTGATTTATGCTTTTTTCAAGGATCAGGGACAAATCGAAAAAGCAAAAGCTTACCAAGCACGCGCTCAACAACATTATGAGTTATTGTTAATGGCTCAGCGAGAGCGGTCTTTTGTCCGGGAAGATGACACGTTTTTGCCTCACGATTTGCCATCGGCAGCTTTGGCATTGTTGCTACAGCAAGTTTCTCGTTACACTCAAGTTAAAGAAGTTTATCTAGTTCGGAAAAAGGTGAGATATTTCCCGGAGCAGCCTTTTTATGTTTTAGGAATAAAGTTGCGTCGAGCTTGGTATAAATTCAAAAGTTCGGACAGCGATCAACAATTTTTTAACCATTTCGTGTCTGAAGTAGAGTTTCCCGGACAAGCTTATGTTATTCTTCTGAATTCTCAAGAGAGGAACTTCAAAAATTTAGAAGAAATCTTGCGAGAAATACAGGGTGCGGCTATTTACAAACATGAAGGATGAAGAATTGAGAGATTTGGAACAGAAGACAGACACGCAAACACCTGGATTTGTCCATGTGCCGGTGTTGAGTCGGGAATTGCTAGACGGTGTGGTGCTCGTCGCGGATGGTCATTATTTGGATGCAACGGTGGGTGCCGGCGGCCACAGCAGTTTGCTTTTGGCGCTGTCTCCTGGTGTGCGGGTAACGGCAATTGACCGGGATGAACAAGCACTCGCTACTGCCAAGACTCATCTTGCACAATATGGCGAACGTGTCAAGTTTTGGCGAGGAAACTATGCCGAATTTAAGCCAAATAACACCCAATTTGACGGAATTATTGCAGATTTGGGCGTGAGTTCTGGCCAGCTTGACACACCGGCACGAGGATTTAGCTTCCGCCACACGGCTGAGCTAGATATGCGAATGGATTGCCGGCAATCCCTGACAGCCGCAGAAATTATCAATCACTGGGACGAAACAGAACTAGCCAATATTTTTTACACCTATGGAGAAGAACGCCTCTCGCGCCGGCTAGCGCGTCAAATTGTAGGCCAGCGTCCCTTCCACACCACCACAGAACTCGCAGACGCGATTTCCCGCAGCGTTCCTCCCAAATACCGTCATGGTCGCATCCACCCAGCCACCCGTGTCTTTCAAGCCTTGCGAATCGTGGTTAACCAAGAGCTAACCTCTTTAGAAACATTTATTAACCTCGCCCCCAACTGGCTTAAACCAGGAGGCCGGTTGGGAGTTATCAGTTTTCACAGCCTGGAAGACCGGATCGTAAAGCATCGCCTGCGAGACTCACCCCTGCTGCGGGTCTTGACGAAAAAGCCCATTTTGCCGCAAGCTGAGGAACTGGGAACCAATCCTAGGTCACGCTCGGCGAAACTCAGGTTAGCCGAAAAATCGAGTGCGTGATATAAAAATAGGGGGTGACACCCCTCACCCAATGGGAATCGCACAGAGCTAGAAGCGATGACGAGAGCTAAAACTCGAAATGCCGGTTTTAACTGGGCAACTTCTACCTGTTAGAGACACCCAATTTTAGGGTACTTTCTTTATGGGAATATCTCGCTAGCTATTTGCCAGTCGTGTCGCAAACATATTGGCATAAAGCCGGATGCACTGATGCTATTGGCTGTATCTTTAGTTGAAGATCCATCGTCCAAACATCCCGGATATCTTCCTGTGACCCGAACTTATAGTGTTTGGATAATGGATCTTCGAGCGCGAGTTGATGGATTAGCCGGGAAGTGGGGTCTTGCATGAGTCAAGGAAATCGAAGCAAACTCAAACTCTTGGTAGTTGATGACGAGGCAGACAACCTAGACTT
Above is a genomic segment from Microcoleus sp. FACHB-68 containing:
- the rsmH gene encoding 16S rRNA (cytosine(1402)-N(4))-methyltransferase RsmH — encoded protein: MKDEELRDLEQKTDTQTPGFVHVPVLSRELLDGVVLVADGHYLDATVGAGGHSSLLLALSPGVRVTAIDRDEQALATAKTHLAQYGERVKFWRGNYAEFKPNNTQFDGIIADLGVSSGQLDTPARGFSFRHTAELDMRMDCRQSLTAAEIINHWDETELANIFYTYGEERLSRRLARQIVGQRPFHTTTELADAISRSVPPKYRHGRIHPATRVFQALRIVVNQELTSLETFINLAPNWLKPGGRLGVISFHSLEDRIVKHRLRDSPLLRVLTKKPILPQAEELGTNPRSRSAKLRLAEKSSA
- a CDS encoding M48 family metallopeptidase, with protein sequence MAITQPQFDALIQRLEKFAHQQPALYKLGVALLAVLGYVYIFSILALLLAIFAVLVALVISTGRLNFYIIKFGILILVPTFIVLKSLWVRFPPPTGLELRRQDVPRLFELVDELTLKLEAPRFHHILLTDEFNAAVAQRPRLGIFGWQQNYLLVGLPLMQALSPEQFRAVLAHELGHLSGNHSRFAGWIYRVRQTYVQILERLHHSNQGGSSVLFNAFFNWYAPFFSAYSFVLARMNEYEADRCAAALAGAQNMAEALINVEISARFLQHSFWPNLDKQVIHQVEPPAAIYTNLVKALAAGIPPDEATVWLDRALAQKTDLDDTHPCLAERLSALGYLKGKPKQLSLPADVKISAAQELLESNLKKFLADFDHTWKQEMATPWRQRYAYAQEAQDQLKSLDQKAKIQQLTPEEAWDRAAWTAEFKGNEAAIPLLREILTTAPAHPSTHFLLGQILLKQNELSGIGHIEKAMEKDPEKVLPGCELIYAFFKDQGQIEKAKAYQARAQQHYELLLMAQRERSFVREDDTFLPHDLPSAALALLLQQVSRYTQVKEVYLVRKKVRYFPEQPFYVLGIKLRRAWYKFKSSDSDQQFFNHFVSEVEFPGQAYVILLNSQERNFKNLEEILREIQGAAIYKHEG